The following are from one region of the Candidatus Obscuribacterales bacterium genome:
- a CDS encoding ferritin-like domain-containing protein: MIPTSKQALSRRQILAGGAIAGLSGAIGLSLLKPRPAMASEDDVANDIGILNTALYYEHQAIWAYGFAAPQLSETEVGQAVLALALRNQADHMEHRDLLASVITSLGGMPVMAEESYDVSAYLEAGEGNLDSDVNIAKLALALEVDAAIAYGNEAAQFKTPALVTAGVSIAATESAHATAIRAAFISLGVDIYHVPAAFINGDTRSEWVLMVE; encoded by the coding sequence ATGATTCCTACATCCAAGCAGGCGCTATCTCGCCGTCAAATCCTGGCTGGGGGTGCGATCGCTGGTCTATCTGGCGCAATTGGCCTATCATTGCTCAAGCCACGTCCCGCTATGGCGTCCGAGGATGATGTGGCCAATGATATAGGCATTTTGAACACCGCTCTGTACTACGAACACCAAGCCATCTGGGCCTATGGCTTTGCTGCCCCTCAACTGAGCGAAACCGAGGTTGGGCAGGCTGTTTTGGCGCTTGCACTCAGAAATCAAGCCGACCACATGGAACACCGGGATTTACTAGCCTCCGTGATCACCAGCTTGGGCGGAATGCCCGTTATGGCAGAGGAAAGTTACGACGTTTCTGCCTATCTTGAAGCTGGCGAAGGTAACCTAGACTCGGATGTAAATATTGCCAAGCTAGCTCTAGCGCTGGAAGTCGATGCAGCGATCGCCTATGGCAATGAAGCCGCTCAGTTCAAAACCCCTGCCTTGGTTACCGCTGGGGTCTCCATTGCAGCCACCGAGTCTGCCCATGCTACGGCCATTCGCGCCGCATTTATTTCCCTCGGCGTAGATATTTATCACGTGCCCGCCGCGTTTATCAATGGCGACACTCGCAGTGAGTGGGTGTTGATGGTCGAATAA